The Clostridiisalibacter paucivorans DSM 22131 genome contains a region encoding:
- a CDS encoding RNA polymerase sigma factor, whose translation MVSDNELVKKILNGDKDAFKYIVDRYKAYIFAIILNFITDNAEAENVSQEVFLQAYRSLHRYRFENFKGWIGKIATHKALDYKKTSKIKYISSIDDSANLDLLEKNSTVESTESKFFIKEKKKLFYEICNSLPSIYSDTIIKFYIEGKSYEDISKEESTPIKTVASRLYRAKNLFKEKWRDALDETL comes from the coding sequence ATGGTAAGTGATAATGAATTAGTAAAGAAAATACTAAATGGTGATAAGGATGCTTTTAAATATATCGTCGATAGATATAAAGCTTATATTTTTGCCATAATATTAAACTTTATAACAGATAATGCTGAAGCTGAAAATGTATCTCAAGAGGTCTTTTTACAAGCTTACCGTTCCCTCCATAGATACAGATTTGAAAACTTCAAAGGATGGATTGGTAAGATTGCTACACATAAGGCTTTAGATTATAAAAAAACATCAAAAATTAAATACATATCATCTATTGACGATTCAGCGAATTTAGATCTATTAGAAAAGAATTCTACTGTGGAATCTACTGAAAGCAAATTTTTTATAAAAGAAAAGAAAAAATTATTTTATGAAATTTGTAATAGTTTACCTAGTATATACAGTGACACCATCATCAAATTCTACATAGAGGGAAAAAGTTATGAAGATATCTCTAAAGAAGAAAGTACCCCTATAAAAACTGTGGCTTCAAGGTTGTATAGGGCAAAAAATCTATTTAAAGAGAAATGGAGGGATGCATTAGATGAAACACTATGA